A region of the candidate division WOR-1 bacterium RIFOXYB2_FULL_36_35 genome:
GGCTAAAATTCCTTCAATGAATATTGAAGGAGATTTATTTAGTCCCTTTGGTGTGGAGGTAAGAAGTCCTCTTGTTGGTGATTTCGGGGCTGAGGGATTTTTTAATAATACTTATCTCCCTTCTTTACACTTCATCGATCCGTCTAGCAAGGAGCCGGAAGTCTTTTTAGCCATGAAATGTGCTTTGTCTTTTGTCTCTTCTTCCGGGCTGGAGGAAAAAATATACCATATTGATGGAGGATTAATTGCGAATACTCAAGATTTTTTAGATGTAACTTTAGAGCTTTTAAAAAATAGGGGAGATACAACTTTTTCTATTAGGCCTGTAGTTATAGGAGCAATAAATCGTTTTAGGGCATTTGGATTGAGGATGCCTTTAGAATTTTATCGTTTATCATTTATAGATAATAATTACATTCATTTCGCAAGGAGAAGAAACGAAGATAGCATACCTGTTTTTGACGTTCGAACTGTGCAAAAGGATATTTCGGTTGATCAAGTTATCCTTCATGAAAACTATAAAATTGTAGTTAATGAAGGAGTTGATAGATGTATCTTTTGCACGGATGAGACTGTCTATGAAGATAAAAATGAATACTTAAATGGTTTAAGGAGGGGTGTTGATATTGCAACAGTTGGCGATTATAGGCTTGTAGCTCGAGATTTTATTCTTGGGACTGCCGATAGTTCTCCCTCTTACGAGATTGCGCTTCATAGATTGACAGATGATTCGGATTACTTTTATAAGATTGGAAGTGTCAAGGTTTCTCCAAATGAAGAATGTCATATTGTTATTGATTATGAAGGAGAGAGAAAAGAGATTGTAATTAAAGGAGTTAAAGAAGGTTCTCCAAAAGCCACACTAGTTTTTTAAACGCGCTACAAGGATAATTTCTTTGTTGACAATAAATTAACCTCATCTTAGAATTTGTTTGTGCCTTCAATTTTAGATAGAATTTCGTGTTTAAAAGATAAAATCAGTGCAGCGGCCCGAAAAGCGGGCAGAGATGCTTCGGAAATAACTCTCCTTGCTGTCGTGAAAACGGTTCCTCTTCATCAAGTATTTGAAGCTTTAGATGCGGGAATATCTGTGATTGCTGAGAACAGAGTACAGGAAGCTAAAACCAGAGTTCAAAAAATAAGATCAAAATATCCTTATGTGAAAATTCATTTTATAGGACATCTTCAAACTAATAAGGTTAAACAGGTGTTGGAAATGTTTGATGTCATACAATCTGTTGACAGCTTTAAAATTGCAAACGAAATAGATAAAAGAGCAGATAAGCCTGTTTACGTTTTTGTGGAGGTTAACACATCAAATGAGAAAAGTAAGTTTGGAGTTGAGCCGGAAAATATTTTTGAATTGGTTGAACAGATTTCTCACCTTACACATGTTAGGATTACAGGGCTTATGACAATAGGCGCATTTACTGAAAATAGCGAAAAAATTCGAGCTTGCTTTAAAAAATTAAAAGGTTTAAAATATCAGCTGCATCAAAAAGGCTACACAAATATCGAACATCTTTCAATGGGTATGTCTTATGATTTTGAACTGGCAATAGAAGAAGGTTCTGATATAATAAGAATAGGTAGCGCCATATTTGGTGAGCGCAACTACCAAGGGGGTATGTAAATGGAAAGTTTGTTCAAGCGCGCAAAAGCATTCATTGGCATTGAAGAAGAGGATGATAATGGTTATATTCCAGAAGATAATCGTCAATTAGACATAAGTCAAGTTATAAAACCAAGAAGAGAGATGCCTGTTGGTGATAATATTTCAGAAATCATAGTTTATGAGCCCAAAATTTATGAAGACTCATTAAATATTTCTGGAAATCTGAGAAAAGGAAAACCGGTTCTTATTAACCTTAGAAG
Encoded here:
- a CDS encoding YggS family pyridoxal phosphate enzyme, with the translated sequence MPSILDRISCLKDKISAAARKAGRDASEITLLAVVKTVPLHQVFEALDAGISVIAENRVQEAKTRVQKIRSKYPYVKIHFIGHLQTNKVKQVLEMFDVIQSVDSFKIANEIDKRADKPVYVFVEVNTSNEKSKFGVEPENIFELVEQISHLTHVRITGLMTIGAFTENSEKIRACFKKLKGLKYQLHQKGYTNIEHLSMGMSYDFELAIEEGSDIIRIGSAIFGERNYQGGM